A region of Neotabrizicola shimadae DNA encodes the following proteins:
- a CDS encoding Fic family protein produces the protein MLKPTYAIPALPPAAEIETVTVLKALARASRALADLKGQAKTIPNQGILIDTLALQEAKASSEVENIVTTQDELFQADLFPDDPQSPAAKEVALYRDALRLGYARLGETGGLIPNSALIDMFRLLKGRSDGFRVTPGTALKNEQTGEIVFVPPQNAHEIVRHMTALEKFINDDDLSDLDPLIKMALIHHQFESIHPFPDGNGRIGRILNVLYLTRTGLLDIPVLYLSRFITRNKADYYRHLQAVRDTGDWEAWVIYMLEAVAETSATTVEIVTGIRKQMADVKHRLRDELPKIYSQELLNNLFRHPYTRIEYLQNDLDVSRQTAAKYLDTLADHGFVEKHRTGKHNYFINVALVKLFLDVSGGP, from the coding sequence ATGTTAAAGCCGACCTATGCCATTCCCGCCCTGCCACCCGCGGCAGAGATCGAAACTGTTACGGTGCTGAAGGCGCTCGCTCGCGCCAGCCGTGCTCTTGCGGATCTGAAGGGTCAGGCGAAGACCATCCCGAACCAAGGCATCCTGATCGACACACTGGCGCTTCAGGAAGCCAAGGCTTCTTCGGAGGTCGAGAACATCGTCACGACGCAGGACGAGCTGTTTCAGGCGGACCTTTTCCCTGACGATCCGCAGTCACCTGCGGCCAAAGAGGTGGCTCTCTATCGCGATGCGTTGCGGCTCGGATACGCGCGCTTGGGCGAAACCGGCGGCCTCATCCCGAATTCGGCGCTCATCGACATGTTTCGGTTGCTGAAGGGACGCAGCGACGGATTTCGCGTGACCCCGGGAACTGCCCTGAAGAACGAGCAAACAGGGGAGATCGTCTTCGTTCCACCCCAGAACGCGCATGAAATTGTCCGCCACATGACGGCCCTCGAAAAGTTCATCAACGACGATGACCTCAGCGACCTCGACCCCCTGATCAAGATGGCCTTGATCCATCATCAGTTCGAAAGCATCCACCCGTTTCCGGACGGGAACGGACGGATCGGGCGCATTCTGAACGTGCTCTATCTTACCCGGACTGGGTTGCTTGATATCCCGGTGCTGTACTTGTCGCGATTCATCACCCGCAACAAGGCGGACTACTATCGACACCTACAGGCGGTGCGCGACACCGGAGACTGGGAAGCTTGGGTCATCTACATGCTGGAGGCTGTGGCCGAGACTTCTGCCACAACGGTCGAGATCGTCACCGGCATCCGAAAGCAAATGGCGGATGTGAAGCATCGACTGCGGGATGAATTGCCCAAGATCTACAGCCAGGAACTTCTGAACAACCTGTTCCGCCACCCGTACACGCGGATCGAATATCTGCAGAACGATCTGGATGTCAGTCGGCAAACGGCCGCGAAGTATCTCGACACGTTGGCTGATCATGGCTTCGTCGAAAAGCACCGCACGGGTAAGCACAACTACTTCATCAACGTCGCCCTGGTGAAACTCTTCCTCGACGTGTCGGGCGGACCGTAA